CGACGGCAGCACCCCCTTCCGGGTGAAGGCCTCCTTCGGGGTTGCCCAGCTGATGGAGGAGGATCTCAACGCAGGATCGCTCTTTGCCCGGGCTGATACCGCGCTCTACCGCGCGAAGGCCCTTGGCCGGAACCGGGTGGAGTGCGACGATCCGGTATGAGCTTGCTTCTCCCCAGACGCATTGGCGGTGTGAAGATCCTGGAGCGCCTCGGTGAGGGGGGGATGGCCTTCGTCCACCGGGCCGAGGACATCTTCGATCCGGGCCGCGCCCTGGCGGTCAAGTTCCTCCGGAGCGAAGCGGGGGCCGATACGGAGCTGGCCCGGCGCTTCCTCCGGGAGGGCGAGGTGCTGAAGCACCTCTCCCATCCCCACTTGGTGGAGGTATACGACTTCGGCAGGGTCGGGCAGACGCCCTACATCCTGATGGAGCTCCTGCCAGGTGGAAGCGTCCGGGATTGTCTGGGGGAGGCGCCCGCCCGGCTCATCCGGAGGCTGGTGCCCGTGGCGGATGCCCTCCGCTATGCGCATGAGTCCGCGGTGATCCACCGCGACCTCAAGCCCTCCAACCTCCTGTTCTCGGGGGACGGCCGCCTCAAGGTGACCGATTTCGGGGTCTGCCTCTGGGAGGGGGGCGAAGGCACCCGGGTCACCCGCTCCCAGATGGTGGTGGGGACCCTGGGCTACATGGCCCCCGAGCAGCATGGTGACCCCAGGAACGTGGATGGGCGCTGTGACGTCTATGCCCTGGGAGCCATCCTCTACGAATTCTGCACGGGCCAGCCCTACAGTCAGGTCCAGCTGCCGCCCGCGGCGGTGCGGCCGGGCTTTCCCCTCCGCCTGGCGGGGATCCTCATGCGGACCCTCACGGCGGACCCCCGCCGGAGGACCCCCTCCATGGCGGCCTTCATGCAGGAGCTCTCGGACTGGCTGGAGAGTGCGGAGGCCGCAGGGTGGGGCGAGGAGGCCCTGCCGGGCTGGCGGGAGGGGGATCGGGAGGAGGCCACCCTTGCCCGCCCGCTCGGTTCTCCTCCCCGGGTCCAGAGCTCCGAGGATCGCATCGCCCCCTACCTGGACGCTCTCCAGACAGGGGGAGTGGGGGCGCGCCGGGCAGCGGCCGATGCCATGCGGACGGTAGTGACCCCGGAGGATGAGCCCTTCCTTCTGCAGGCCCTGGCCAGGGTTCCGGACGGGGCCCGATTCGCTCTGGTCCAGGCCCTGGGGCGGGTGGGAGGTGGCAACAGTCTCGCCGCGCTGAGGGGTCATCTGGATGATCCCTTCTGCCGTGGTGAGGCCGCCGAGGCCATGAGCCTCATCGCCGAGCGCTGTGGTGGCGCAGAGCAGGTGGTGGCCGCCCTCCGGGAGGAGGGACTGGGTAGCCCCTGGCGCTGGGTCCCCCGGGCCCGCCTGGGGGACCCAGCCTGGGCCGCAGCCCTGGAGGGTGCCTGGGAGACCTTGCCCGCCCCTCAGAAACTCCAGGCCCTGGAGGCCTCCCGCCTCCTGCCCGAGTCCCTCAGGGGACCCATCAAGGCCCTCACCAAGTCCCTCGCCCAGCGGAGCCCCCATCTCCGGCAGGGGTGGGAGGGGTTGTAGGGTTGTATATTATAATAATAATGTAGGCGTTCAGCCCCCTCCTCGCGGAGGGCGGTTCTGATTCCAGAGGGGGCAGGTCAGGCCGTGAAGTCCGGGGGCGATATCCCGGCGAGACTGGCCTTCATAGCCTGGGTCAGCCATTCCATCAGATCGATGCCGCGCCTTCGAGCTGTTCCCGCCAGAGTCAGCATGCGCTCCACAAAGCAGGCGCCATGCTCACTCTCCACCCCCAGGCTCACCTTCCGCCACAGCACCGCTTTCCGGACCGACCTTTCGGCTTCGTTTTTCGTGGGTACCACCCCCTCATGGGTCAGGTAGGTCCAGAGCCGGTCCCATTGCCGGAGCAGGTCCTTGGCTGTCCCCCGTGCCTTCTTGGTCGTGTCGGGGTGCTTCGCCAGGATCTCGAACCGCTCCCGCATCTCCGCCTGGATCGGCTGGGTCCGCTTGGCCAACTCCTCCCGGCTGATCTCCTCCCGTTCCCACTGGTGCCACAGGTGGAAGGCTTGGTCACTGGCCAACTTCAGCATGCACCCCTGGGTTCCTGTCTCACCCTTGCTTTCCAACATGCCCTGGATGTCCCGCCGGATATGGCTGTGGCAGAGCTGATGCAGGGCCTTGAGGGACTTCTCTTAGGGCTTCCAGCGATCTCGCTGGATGATGCCTGCGTAGCCCTCACCTAGCAGCTCCTTGGCCTGCTCCTGTCCTCGGCCTGGGAGAAGCCGAAAGGCTTCGGCCCCTGGTGTCGCGGCGTCCCAGAGCCACATCCGGTCCTCTCCGCAGCGACCGAAACCTGTTTCGTCGGCGTGGACCACTGGCAAGGCTTTCACCTCTGCGTGGATGGCCTCCGTCGTCAGGGCCACGGCCTCACTCACCGACTTGCAACAGGCCGCCACGGAACCCAGGGACATCCGCACGCCAAAGACGGAGCGGTGCATCACCACGATCTCCCGCTTGGTCAGCCGGAAACGCCCCGAGAGCATCCCGGTGAGCGCCTGGAGTCGAGGCCCGAAGGCTCCCCTGGGTGTGCCCGCCGGGGCCGCCGCCCGGGTCACATGCCCACAGCGGGGGCAGGCCTTGGACCACTGCCGCAGCTCGGTGACGAAGGCCTGAAAGGCGGGAGACTCACAGAACTGCCGGATAAGGGCGTCCCGCCTGGGAGCCCGCTCCAGGGATTCCCCACATCGCTCACAGGACTCGGGGTCGGCGTCCTTCACCTCGATCC
The sequence above is drawn from the uncultured Holophaga sp. genome and encodes:
- a CDS encoding protein kinase, with the protein product MSLLLPRRIGGVKILERLGEGGMAFVHRAEDIFDPGRALAVKFLRSEAGADTELARRFLREGEVLKHLSHPHLVEVYDFGRVGQTPYILMELLPGGSVRDCLGEAPARLIRRLVPVADALRYAHESAVIHRDLKPSNLLFSGDGRLKVTDFGVCLWEGGEGTRVTRSQMVVGTLGYMAPEQHGDPRNVDGRCDVYALGAILYEFCTGQPYSQVQLPPAAVRPGFPLRLAGILMRTLTADPRRRTPSMAAFMQELSDWLESAEAAGWGEEALPGWREGDREEATLARPLGSPPRVQSSEDRIAPYLDALQTGGVGARRAAADAMRTVVTPEDEPFLLQALARVPDGARFALVQALGRVGGGNSLAALRGHLDDPFCRGEAAEAMSLIAERCGGAEQVVAALREEGLGSPWRWVPRARLGDPAWAAALEGAWETLPAPQKLQALEASRLLPESLRGPIKALTKSLAQRSPHLRQGWEGL